Proteins found in one Methylobacterium sp. CB376 genomic segment:
- the lipA gene encoding lipoyl synthase, with translation MAVVLDLLAHDARPRHPEKAHRPDQPIQRKPDWIRVKAPGSPGWAETNRIVREHGLVTVCEEAGCPNIGECWEKKHATFMIMGDTCTRACAFCNVRTGLPQALDGEEPARVADAVARLGLSHVVVTSVDRDDLGDGGAGHFAAVIGAIRRASPGTTIEVLTPDFLRKDGALEVVVAAKPDVFNHNLETVPSKYLTVRPGARYFHSMRLLQKVKELDPTMFTKSGIMVGLGEERNEVLQLMDDLRSADVDFLTIGQYLQPTKKHHPVLRFVPPEEFRAYETTAYAKGFLLVSATPLTRSSHHAGADFARLSQARRDRLATA, from the coding sequence ATGGCCGTCGTCCTCGATCTCCTCGCCCACGATGCCCGCCCGCGCCACCCGGAGAAGGCGCACCGGCCCGACCAGCCGATCCAGCGCAAGCCCGACTGGATCCGCGTCAAGGCGCCGGGCTCGCCCGGCTGGGCCGAGACCAACCGGATCGTGCGCGAGCACGGGCTCGTCACGGTCTGCGAGGAGGCGGGCTGCCCCAACATCGGCGAGTGCTGGGAGAAGAAGCACGCCACCTTCATGATCATGGGGGATACCTGCACGCGGGCCTGCGCCTTCTGCAACGTGCGCACCGGCCTGCCGCAGGCCCTCGACGGGGAGGAGCCCGCCCGCGTCGCCGACGCGGTGGCGAGGCTCGGCCTCTCGCACGTGGTCGTCACCTCGGTCGACCGGGACGACCTCGGGGACGGGGGCGCGGGCCATTTCGCGGCGGTGATCGGGGCGATCCGGCGGGCGAGCCCGGGCACCACCATCGAGGTGCTCACCCCCGACTTCCTGCGCAAGGACGGGGCCCTGGAGGTGGTGGTCGCGGCCAAGCCCGACGTCTTCAACCACAACCTTGAGACGGTGCCGTCGAAGTACCTCACGGTCCGCCCGGGCGCCCGCTACTTCCACTCGATGCGCCTCCTCCAGAAGGTGAAGGAGCTCGATCCGACCATGTTCACCAAGTCGGGGATCATGGTGGGCCTGGGCGAGGAGCGCAACGAGGTGCTTCAGCTGATGGACGACCTGCGCTCGGCCGACGTCGATTTCCTCACCATCGGCCAGTACCTGCAGCCGACGAAGAAGCACCATCCGGTGCTGCGCTTCGTGCCGCCCGAGGAGTTCCGGGCCTATGAAACCACGGCCTACGCCAAGGGTTTCCTCCTGGTCTCGGCGACGCCGCTGACGCGCTCCTCCCACCATGCCGGGGCGGATTTCGCAAGGCTCTCCCAAGCCCGGCGCGACCGCCTCGCCACCGCCTGA
- a CDS encoding type II toxin-antitoxin system RatA family toxin — MPSFRTTRSVRHSPDDMFALVADVERYPEFLPLCDALRVLRRQPGEAGGEILVAEMSVGYKAISERFTTRVQLDRPNLRIVAEYIDGPFRHLENRWTFREAPGGGCLVEFYITYEFKSLALGLLMGKMFDRAFRKFTDAFESRADRIYARA, encoded by the coding sequence ATGCCGAGCTTCCGCACCACCCGCAGCGTCCGCCACAGCCCGGACGACATGTTCGCCCTCGTCGCCGACGTCGAGCGCTACCCCGAATTCCTGCCGCTCTGCGACGCGCTGCGGGTGCTGCGGCGCCAGCCGGGCGAGGCCGGGGGCGAGATCCTCGTCGCCGAGATGAGCGTCGGCTACAAGGCGATCTCGGAGCGCTTCACCACCCGCGTCCAGCTCGACCGCCCCAACCTGCGCATCGTGGCCGAGTACATCGACGGCCCGTTCCGCCACCTGGAGAACCGCTGGACCTTCCGGGAGGCGCCGGGCGGGGGCTGCCTGGTCGAATTCTACATCACCTACGAGTTCAAGAGCCTCGCCCTCGGGCTGCTCATGGGCAAGATGTTCGACCGCGCCTTCCGCAAGTTCACGGACGCGTTCGAGAGCCGGGCGGACCGGATCTACGCGCGGGCCTGA
- a CDS encoding CinA family protein produces MITDTALIARAGVLIAAYRERRRRIVTAESCTGGLLAGLLTEVAGSSAVVERGFVTYSNEAKAEVLGVDFGLISEHGAVSEPVARAMADGALAHSRADVALAITGIAGPSGATATKPVGLVHFGLVTAGRAMRHLERRYGDIGRAEVRRKAVEDALGLLEAALTEV; encoded by the coding sequence GTGATCACCGACACCGCCCTCATCGCCCGCGCGGGCGTGCTCATCGCCGCCTACCGGGAGCGCAGGCGCCGGATCGTCACCGCCGAATCCTGCACCGGGGGCCTGCTGGCGGGGCTGCTCACCGAAGTGGCAGGCTCCTCCGCGGTGGTGGAGCGGGGCTTCGTCACCTACTCGAACGAGGCCAAGGCCGAGGTGCTGGGCGTCGATTTCGGCCTGATCTCCGAGCACGGCGCGGTGAGCGAGCCGGTGGCCCGGGCGATGGCGGACGGGGCGCTCGCCCATTCCCGCGCCGACGTGGCGCTCGCCATCACGGGCATCGCCGGCCCTTCCGGCGCCACCGCCACGAAGCCGGTCGGCCTCGTGCATTTCGGCCTCGTCACGGCCGGGCGCGCGATGCGCCACCTGGAGCGGCGCTACGGCGATATCGGCCGGGCGGAGGTGCGCCGCAAGGCGGTGGAGGACGCCCTCGGGCTGCTGGAGGCGGCGCTGACCGAGGTGTGA